In the Devosia sp. SL43 genome, one interval contains:
- a CDS encoding septation protein A yields the protein MTDKAAEPEINWDELRPQIIKMALELGPLVIFFIANARADIFVATAWFMGAMAISLVLTWLILKKIAVMPLVTGVVVLVFGGLTLWLQDDTFIKIKPTITNSLFAAVLLGGLLFGHSLLKYVFGDVYKLKPEGWSKLTLNWGLFFVVLAIINEVLWRNFSTDIWVAFKVWGVMPLTVIFSISQLSLLNKYAPASEPAHVPPIVVES from the coding sequence ATGACCGATAAAGCCGCCGAGCCCGAGATCAATTGGGACGAACTGCGCCCGCAGATCATCAAGATGGCACTCGAACTGGGGCCGCTGGTGATCTTCTTCATCGCCAATGCGCGGGCCGACATCTTCGTCGCCACCGCCTGGTTCATGGGCGCCATGGCGATCTCGCTGGTGCTGACCTGGTTGATCCTCAAGAAGATCGCCGTCATGCCGCTGGTGACCGGTGTCGTGGTGCTGGTGTTTGGCGGCCTCACCCTCTGGCTGCAGGACGATACGTTTATCAAGATCAAGCCGACCATCACCAATTCGCTGTTCGCGGCGGTGCTGCTGGGTGGCCTGCTGTTTGGCCATTCGCTGCTAAAATACGTGTTTGGCGATGTCTACAAGCTCAAGCCGGAGGGCTGGAGCAAGCTGACACTCAACTGGGGCCTGTTCTTCGTCGTTCTCGCCATCATCAACGAAGTGCTGTGGCGCAATTTCTCGACCGATATCTGGGTGGCCTTCAAGGTCTGGGGCGTGATGCCGCTGACGGTGATCTTCTCGATCAGCCAGCTGTCGCTGCTCAACAAGTATGCCCCGGCCAGCGAGCCGGCCCATGTACCGCCCATCGTGGTGGAAAGCTGA
- the mtaB gene encoding tRNA (N(6)-L-threonylcarbamoyladenosine(37)-C(2))-methylthiotransferase MtaB, whose amino-acid sequence MAVETLTFGCRLNAYEAGVMKAEAERAGLDNAIIVNTCAVTQEAVKHAKQAVRKARRDNPLARIIVTGCAAQTEGRSFGDMPEVDLVIGNADKMKAESYQPMVFGAPLNDKVQVNDIMGVRETAGHLIEGMDGYTRAFVQVQNGCDHRCTFCIIPFGRGPSRSVPMGAVVEQIKKLVANGCREVVLTGVDITSYGPDLPGQPTLGKLTQSILRHVPDLPRLRISSIDSIEADEALYDAVASDRRLMPHLHLSLQSGDDLILKRMKRRHSRDDALAIVAKLRSLRPDIVFGADIITGFPTETDAMFENTLRIVDEAGLTYLHVFPYSPRKGTPAARMPQVSRRVARDRAMLLRAEGDKQFAKLAASRVGVIESVLVERGGLGRTEQFMPVAMPGEQPGQLLAVRITGALADGLVGEALREAA is encoded by the coding sequence ATGGCTGTCGAAACGCTGACATTCGGCTGCCGGCTCAACGCCTATGAAGCCGGGGTGATGAAGGCCGAGGCCGAAAGGGCGGGGCTCGACAATGCCATCATCGTCAATACCTGCGCCGTGACGCAGGAGGCGGTCAAGCATGCCAAACAAGCAGTGCGCAAGGCGCGGCGCGACAATCCTCTAGCGCGCATCATCGTCACCGGCTGCGCGGCGCAGACCGAGGGCCGCTCCTTTGGCGACATGCCGGAAGTCGACCTCGTTATCGGCAATGCCGACAAGATGAAGGCCGAAAGCTACCAGCCGATGGTGTTCGGCGCGCCGCTCAACGACAAGGTGCAGGTCAACGACATCATGGGCGTGCGGGAAACCGCGGGCCACCTGATCGAGGGCATGGACGGCTATACGCGGGCCTTCGTGCAGGTGCAGAATGGCTGCGATCACCGCTGCACCTTCTGCATCATCCCGTTTGGCCGCGGCCCTTCGCGCTCGGTGCCGATGGGCGCCGTGGTCGAGCAGATCAAGAAGCTCGTCGCCAATGGCTGTCGCGAAGTGGTGCTGACCGGCGTCGACATCACCTCCTATGGTCCCGATCTTCCGGGCCAGCCGACGCTGGGCAAGCTGACGCAGTCGATCTTGCGTCATGTGCCTGACCTGCCGCGCCTGCGGATTTCGTCGATCGACTCGATCGAGGCGGATGAGGCTCTGTACGATGCAGTGGCGTCTGACCGCCGGCTGATGCCGCATCTGCATCTCAGCCTGCAATCGGGCGACGACCTGATCTTGAAGCGCATGAAGCGTCGCCATTCGCGCGACGATGCATTGGCCATTGTCGCCAAGCTGCGCAGCCTGCGGCCCGACATTGTGTTCGGCGCCGATATCATTACCGGCTTTCCGACAGAGACGGATGCGATGTTCGAAAACACGCTTCGCATCGTTGATGAGGCCGGGCTGACCTATCTCCACGTCTTCCCCTATTCACCGCGCAAAGGCACGCCAGCGGCCCGCATGCCGCAGGTCAGCCGGCGCGTGGCCCGTGACCGCGCAATGCTGTTGCGGGCAGAGGGGGACAAGCAGTTCGCCAAGCTCGCGGCGTCGCGGGTTGGGGTTATCGAATCGGTATTGGTGGAGCGCGGTGGCCTGGGGCGAACCGAGCAGTTCATGCCGGTTGCGATGCCGGGTGAGCAACCGGGTCAGCTGCTGGCCGTTCGGATTACGGGTGCCCTAGCCGACGGCCTCGTCGGTGAAGCGCTGAGAGAAGCGGCTTGA
- a CDS encoding GNAT family N-acetyltransferase, whose translation MSSLSALPRADERRRSTAALVRDTANARAVRADVVKTREAFDAIAYQWEGLETQADGAVLFQGSGWARAIFDFEAARGNADFDPVIVAILDGQRLVAVLPLERIRTRARTVLAPLGHAFSQYSDALIASGTDPKDAVSRLLRAAISAAPCDAVSFLKVRDDSVLAKGMPANHLVTGSEQGAPYVALNAFEDYAAYFQTIKPKTRKNMRNDRNRLEREGTLVHHIAETPEEKLGVICRTLTGRAERLRDQGLTSRAFRDTAFTDFCKTLASREDMPVMAMSLRHNDQPIAEQWGFVHNQRYYAFVASRDFGNSDESPGKLHLGEVIHACANADLKGADLMVPVMPYKLTWATEVVTVRDYALPVTPRGLLVLNLWDKTMRPWFKQLVLNMPKGMRGLLMKASGRSL comes from the coding sequence ATGAGCTCACTCAGCGCCCTTCCCAGAGCCGATGAGCGGCGGCGGTCTACCGCCGCCCTGGTGCGCGATACCGCCAACGCTCGGGCCGTCCGCGCCGACGTCGTGAAGACGCGCGAGGCCTTCGACGCCATCGCCTATCAATGGGAAGGGCTCGAGACTCAGGCCGATGGCGCTGTGCTGTTCCAGGGCAGCGGCTGGGCCAGGGCGATCTTCGATTTCGAAGCGGCCCGCGGCAATGCCGATTTCGACCCTGTTATCGTCGCCATTCTCGACGGCCAGCGCCTGGTTGCTGTACTGCCGCTCGAGCGCATCCGCACGCGGGCTCGCACGGTACTGGCGCCGCTCGGCCATGCCTTCAGCCAATATTCCGACGCCCTCATCGCCTCGGGTACAGACCCCAAGGACGCTGTGTCTCGCCTGCTGCGCGCCGCCATATCAGCCGCCCCATGCGACGCAGTGAGCTTTCTCAAGGTGCGCGACGACAGCGTGCTGGCCAAGGGCATGCCGGCCAATCACCTGGTCACTGGCTCCGAGCAAGGCGCGCCCTACGTGGCGCTCAATGCCTTCGAGGACTATGCCGCCTATTTCCAGACCATCAAGCCCAAGACGCGCAAGAACATGCGCAATGATCGCAATCGGCTGGAGCGCGAAGGCACCCTCGTGCACCACATCGCCGAGACGCCAGAGGAAAAGCTGGGTGTGATCTGCCGCACCCTGACTGGCCGCGCCGAGCGCCTGCGCGATCAGGGCCTGACCTCGCGCGCCTTCCGCGACACCGCTTTCACCGATTTCTGCAAGACGTTGGCCAGCCGCGAGGACATGCCCGTCATGGCCATGTCGCTGCGCCACAATGACCAGCCCATCGCCGAGCAATGGGGCTTCGTCCACAACCAGCGCTATTATGCCTTCGTCGCCTCCCGGGACTTCGGCAATTCCGACGAAAGCCCGGGCAAGCTGCATCTGGGCGAGGTCATCCATGCCTGCGCCAATGCCGACCTCAAGGGCGCCGACCTGATGGTGCCGGTCATGCCCTACAAGCTCACCTGGGCCACCGAAGTCGTCACCGTCCGCGACTATGCCCTTCCGGTGACGCCACGGGGCCTGCTGGTGTTGAACCTCTGGGACAAGACCATGCGACCGTGGTTCAAGCAGCTAGTGCTGAACATGCCCAAGGGCATGCGTGGCTTGCTGATGAAGGCGAGTGGCCGGAGTCTATGA
- the ftsY gene encoding signal recognition particle-docking protein FtsY: MTDKKPGFFKRLFGGEQPVQPPAPPEAVPAPQPVPLPQPVEPTPAPEPQPAPEEVPLPGPPETTPDYVEDIEEAAAAMAVETIPVALDPPAVLEVPVEAPRQGWFARLATGLKRSSDQLTGSITSVFTKRKLDAATLDELEDVLIQADLGIETAMAITETLRRDRFDRDVSGEDVRAVLAAEVEKVLGPVARPLVVDTAQKPFIILMIGVNGSGKTTTIGKLAQQYAAEGRSVMLAAGDTFRAAAIEQLQIWGQRTNATVISRPAGSDASGLAFDAVTQARAEGRDVLIIDTAGRLQNRDELMNELEKVIRVIKKVDPSAPHATLLTLDATTGQNALKQVEIFGQRAGVTGLVMTKLDGTARGGILVAIARKFGLPVHFIGVGEGVGDLEPFTASDFAKAIAGRD, from the coding sequence ATGACCGACAAGAAGCCGGGATTTTTCAAGCGCCTGTTCGGCGGCGAGCAGCCGGTGCAGCCGCCTGCGCCGCCGGAAGCTGTGCCGGCACCGCAACCGGTTCCGCTGCCACAGCCTGTCGAGCCGACGCCTGCCCCGGAACCGCAACCGGCGCCCGAAGAGGTACCGCTGCCCGGTCCGCCAGAAACCACGCCTGACTATGTCGAAGACATCGAGGAAGCCGCTGCGGCCATGGCAGTGGAAACCATTCCGGTCGCCCTCGACCCGCCTGCGGTGCTCGAGGTGCCCGTAGAAGCGCCGCGCCAAGGCTGGTTCGCGCGTCTTGCCACCGGCCTCAAGCGCTCGTCGGATCAGCTCACCGGCTCGATCACCTCGGTCTTCACCAAGCGCAAGCTCGATGCGGCGACGCTCGATGAACTGGAAGATGTGCTGATCCAGGCCGATCTCGGTATCGAGACGGCGATGGCGATCACCGAGACTTTGCGCCGCGATCGTTTCGATCGCGATGTGTCGGGCGAAGACGTGCGGGCCGTGCTGGCTGCCGAGGTCGAGAAGGTGCTCGGCCCGGTGGCGCGACCGCTGGTCGTCGATACCGCGCAAAAGCCCTTCATCATCCTGATGATCGGGGTGAATGGTTCGGGCAAGACCACCACGATCGGCAAGCTGGCGCAGCAATATGCGGCCGAGGGCCGTTCGGTAATGCTGGCGGCCGGCGACACGTTCCGCGCCGCAGCCATCGAGCAGCTGCAGATTTGGGGTCAGCGCACCAATGCAACCGTGATCAGCCGTCCTGCCGGGTCGGACGCCTCGGGGCTTGCCTTCGATGCCGTAACGCAGGCCAGGGCCGAAGGTCGCGACGTGCTGATCATCGATACGGCCGGACGGCTGCAGAACCGCGACGAGCTGATGAACGAGCTCGAAAAGGTCATCCGCGTCATCAAGAAGGTCGACCCGTCTGCGCCGCATGCCACATTGCTCACGCTCGATGCTACGACAGGGCAGAATGCGCTCAAGCAGGTGGAGATTTTCGGCCAGCGGGCAGGCGTGACGGGGTTGGTCATGACCAAGCTCGATGGCACGGCGCGGGGCGGCATTCTGGTCGCCATCGCCAGGAAATTCGGCCTGCCGGTACACTTTATTGGCGTCGGCGAAGGGGTCGGCGATCTCGAACCGTTTACCGCCAGCGACTTCGCCAAGGCCATCGCTGGGCGCGACTAG
- a CDS encoding DUF1761 domain-containing protein translates to MISHFAVNWLAVVLATVASFAFGAAWYMGLSKQWMAALGKTPAELNVGYTPFIWSVVVEFIMAYFLALLAPALLGEVTVLGGAIVGAHMWLGFVITTLILNHRYEGLKWSLTIIDGLHLLGVLVIQGVVIGLFAGGAVPAA, encoded by the coding sequence ATGATTTCGCATTTCGCCGTCAACTGGCTGGCCGTCGTGCTGGCCACGGTCGCCAGCTTCGCCTTCGGCGCCGCCTGGTATATGGGCCTGTCCAAGCAATGGATGGCCGCGCTGGGCAAGACCCCAGCCGAGCTCAACGTTGGCTACACGCCATTCATCTGGTCAGTGGTCGTCGAGTTCATCATGGCCTATTTCCTGGCCTTGCTGGCGCCGGCTCTGCTTGGCGAGGTGACCGTCCTGGGCGGCGCCATCGTCGGCGCGCATATGTGGCTGGGCTTCGTCATCACCACCCTGATCCTCAACCACCGCTATGAAGGCCTCAAATGGTCGCTGACCATTATCGACGGCCTGCATCTGCTGGGCGTTCTGGTGATCCAGGGTGTGGTTATCGGCCTGTTTGCCGGTGGCGCTGTGCCTGCGGCCTGA
- the dapF gene encoding diaminopimelate epimerase — translation MNGLGNQIVVVDMRGRADRVTAAAAIAINATSGTKFDQIMAIHDPRTPGTANYIEIINSDGSKAQACGNGMRCVVQALTAEQGRQAFTFETVAGILFGEEQPDGMITVDMGTPKFAWYDIPLAEEFADTRKIELQIGPIDAPVLHSPSVASMGNPHATFWVNQDVWSYALDRFGPMLENHPIFPERANISLAQVMAPDKIILRTWERGAGLTEACGTAACAAVVNGARTRRTGRAVTVTLPGGDLFIEWRDDDHVVLTGPAELEWTGTLDPATGAWTRSEAAA, via the coding sequence ATGAACGGGCTGGGCAACCAGATTGTCGTGGTCGACATGCGCGGTCGTGCCGACCGCGTCACGGCCGCTGCTGCGATCGCCATCAATGCCACATCAGGAACCAAGTTCGACCAGATCATGGCCATCCATGATCCGCGCACGCCGGGCACGGCCAACTATATCGAGATCATCAATTCCGATGGCAGCAAGGCGCAAGCCTGCGGCAATGGCATGCGCTGCGTGGTACAGGCCTTGACGGCGGAACAGGGCCGGCAGGCCTTCACCTTCGAGACGGTCGCGGGGATTCTGTTCGGCGAAGAGCAGCCCGATGGCATGATCACCGTCGATATGGGGACGCCTAAATTCGCCTGGTACGACATTCCACTGGCCGAGGAATTCGCCGATACGCGCAAGATCGAGCTGCAGATCGGGCCGATCGATGCACCGGTGCTGCATTCGCCGTCGGTGGCCTCAATGGGCAACCCGCATGCCACCTTCTGGGTCAACCAGGATGTGTGGAGCTACGCCCTCGACCGCTTCGGCCCGATGCTGGAAAACCATCCCATCTTCCCCGAGCGCGCCAATATTTCGTTGGCCCAGGTGATGGCGCCGGACAAGATCATCCTGCGCACTTGGGAGCGCGGCGCCGGCCTTACCGAGGCTTGTGGAACCGCTGCCTGCGCCGCCGTGGTCAATGGCGCCCGTACGCGCCGCACTGGACGTGCCGTGACCGTGACACTGCCGGGTGGCGATCTCTTCATCGAATGGCGCGATGACGACCATGTCGTGCTGACCGGGCCGGCCGAGCTCGAATGGACCGGCACGCTCGATCCGGCCACCGGCGCCTGGACGCGCAGCGAGGCCGCGGCCTGA